A window from Musa acuminata AAA Group cultivar baxijiao unplaced genomic scaffold, Cavendish_Baxijiao_AAA HiC_scaffold_1139, whole genome shotgun sequence encodes these proteins:
- the LOC103973077 gene encoding receptor-like protein EIX2, translating into MGFPLRFLSSLSLCLLALLLHRATVTSGCFSMEREALLDFKAGIHDTHNRLSSWVGQDCCAWAGVICRATTGHVVKLDLRNTNTLDGALRGERMNSSLLALSHLRHLDLSFNDFSGIRIPEFIGSFKKLRYLNLSSSNFMGGIPARLGNLSSLYVLDLNDALDFTSLDNLDWLSDLTSLKHLDLSWLKLIDVPDWFSSVNMLPSLQVLSMSHVGLDTIPASVVHVNFTSSLTVLDLSLNNFDSTLPKWLGNITSLTQLDLHRSGFYGVIPDTIGDLGSLTFLDLGDNQLEGTVPRSMVDLRRLKELHMQGNRLTGNLSDLLEQMTNLIILDLRYNLFNGSMPSSVGKFSNLTELYLRDNSLGGVISEVHFENLTRLQVLDLSYNPITISIGQSWVPPFQLRFVYLTKCQLGPQFPEWLQFQTQIQVLSMDYCKIAGTMPAWFGNISSSTIIFLDLSNNQIRGKLPSSLNFTKLKILYLDSNRFEGPLPTMLPSTLETLFLSNNFFTGQLPIWHDVQSVALSNNMLDGGLSSSICQWTGGLEYLDLSNNKLLGEIPYCLGKSLQNLSLLNLGNNHFSGEIPHTIGFLSELQLLQLKNNSFSGEVPLSLKNCTKLQLLDLAENNFVGSITLWMGDNLQQLLVLRLRSNMFSGVIPWQLARFEQLQILDLANNNFSGSIPHNIGNLSTMRSTSQYNDFCYNELDVFMKGQDLYYLHCSMQLMKSLDLSNNHLTGEIPKGVGDLAGLKNLNLSRNHLQGKIPWEIGGMISLESLDLSINDLSGNIPESLSALYFLSYLNLSYNNLSGMIPSGHQLQTLNDPSIYMGNADLCGPPISKSCFNNKSTQNILQEYKKENPEWLWFYISMVLGYVMGFWTFCGILFLKDAWRHAYFHMIDDMYDWFWVQWYLIF; encoded by the coding sequence ATGGGTTTCCCTTTACGCTTCTTATCATCATTGTCGTTGTGCCTCTtggccctcctcctccaccgggcCACGGTGACAAGTGGGTGTTTCAGCATGGAGAGGGAAGCACTGTTGGACTTCAAAGCCGGCATCCACGACACTCATAACCGGCTATCTTCTTGGGTAGGCCAAGACTGCTGCGCATGGGCGGGGGTCATCTGTCGCGCCACCACCGGCCACGTCGTCAAGCTGGACCTCCGGAACACGAATACGCTTGATGGGGCATTACGCGGTGAGAGGATGAACTCGTCATTGCTTGCTTTATCTCATCTGAGGCACTTGGATCTTAGCTTCAATGATTTCAGCGGAATCCGCATACCGGAATTCATCGGCTCCTTCAAGAAACTGAGATACCTCAATCTATCTTCTTCAAATTTCATGGGAGGAATACCTGCTCGGCTGGGGAACCTTTCGAGCCTCTACGTTCTTGATCTAAACGATGCTTTAGATTTTACATCCCTCGACAACCTCGACTGGCTCTCGGATCTTACCTCCTTGAAGCACCTGGACTTGAGCTGGTTGAAGCTAATCGATGTCCCAGATTGGTTCTCATCCGTGAACATGCTGCCATCCCTCCAAGTGTTAAGTATGTCTCATGTTGGTCTCGATACCATCCCAGCTTCTGTTGTCCATGTCAACTTCACCTCCTCTCTTACCGTCCTTGATCTCTCCTTGAATAATTTCGACTCCACCTTACCCAAATGGTTGGGGAATATTACTAGTCTTACCCAACTTGATCTCCATCGCTCTGGGTTCTATGGCGTTATTCCCGATACAATTGGAGACTTGGGCTCTCTTACTTTTCTTGATCTAGGAGACAATCAACTCGAGGGTACCGTACCGAGATCCATGGTTGATCTCCGTAGACTGAAAGAATTACATATGCAAGGCAACCGATTGACAGGAAATTTGAGCGATTTGCTAGAGCAAATGACGAATCTCATCATTTTGGATCTCCGATATAATTTATTCAACGGTTCCATGCCTTCCTCCGTTGGTAAGTTCTCTAATCTCACTGAATTGTATCTCCGTGATAATTCTCTCGGAGGCGTCATTTCAGAAGTTCATTTTGAGAATCTTACGAGATTGCAAGTGTTGGACTTGTCTTACAACCCCATCACCATATCAATTGGGCAGAGTTGGGTCCCTCCTTTCCAACTCAGATTTGTATATTTAACCAAATGTCAGTTGGGACCTCAATTTCCAGAATGGTTGCAGTTCCAAACACAGATCCAAGTGTTATCCATGGATTATTGTAAAATTGCAGGGACAATGCCCGCTTGGTTTgggaatatttcatcttctaccatCATATTTTTAGACCTTTCCAACAACCAAATAAGAGGCAAGCTGCCATCTTCTTTGAACTTCACCAAgttgaaaatattatatttggaTTCCAACAGATTTGAAGGTCCATTGCCAACGATGCTACCATCTACACTTGAGACTCTATTCCTCTCCAATAATTTCTTTACAGGGCAATTGCCGATATGGCATGATGTTCAATCAGTGGCACTCTCAAATAACATGCTTGACGGTGGCTTATCTTCATCAATCTGCCAATGGACAGGTGGTCTCGAATACCTTGACCTTTCGAACAACAAATTACTTGGTGAGATCCCTTATTGTCTGGGAAAATCATTACAAAATCTTTCTCTCTTGAATTTGGGCAACAATCACTTCTCGGGTGAAATTCCACACACGATCGGATTTTTAAGTGAGCTTCAGCTATTGCAACTAAAAAATAATAGTTTTTCGGGTGAGGTTCCTTTGTCATTGAAAAATTGTACAAAGTTACAGCTTCTTGATCTGGCTGAAAATAATTTTGTCGGAAGTATAACGCTATGGATGGGAGATAATCTACAACAACTGCTAGTACTTCGTCTACGTTCAAATATGTTTTCTGGAGTTATTCCTTGGCAACTTGCTCGATTTGAACAGCTTCAAATATTGGATCTTGCCAATAACAATTTCTCTGGATCAATACCTCACAACATTGGTAATTTAAGTACCATGAGATCGACATCACAATATAATGATTTTTGTTATAATGAATTAGATGTCTTTATGAAGGGACAAGATCTTTATTATTTACATTGCAGCATGCAACTTATGAAAAGTTTAGATCTTTCAAACAATCATCTAACCGGAGAGATACCAAAAGGAGTTGGAGACCTTGCAGGACTCAAAAACTTAAATTTGTCAAGAAATCATTTACAAGGAAAAATTCCTTGGGAGATAGGAGGAATGATATCATTAGAATCCCTTGATCTATCGATAAATGACCTTTCTGGTAACATTCCTGAGAGTTTATCGGCTTTATATTTCTTGAGCTATTTGAATTTATCGTATAATAATCTTTCGGGAATGATACCATCTGGTCATCAACTCCAAACACTCAATGATCCATCCATCTATATGGgcaatgctgacttatgtggaccaccAATTTCCAAAAGTTGTTTTAACAATAAATCAACTCAAAATATTTTGCAAGAGTACAAGAAGGAGAATCCCGAGTGGCTATGGTTCTATATCAGCATGGTACTAGGATATGTGATGGGATTTTGGACCTTTTGTGGTATTCTCTTCCTCAAAGACGCATGGAGGCATGCTTAtttccatatgattgatgatatgtATGATTGGTTCTGGGTACAATGGTATTTAATCTTTTGA
- the LOC135671385 gene encoding receptor-like protein EIX1, with amino-acid sequence MGFPLRFLSSLSLCLLALLLHRATVTSGCFSLEREALLDFKAGIHDTRNRLSSWTGHHCCTWKGVTCDTTTGHVVMLDLRNTNTTDDWALRGEGMMNSSLLALSHLKHLDLSFNDFSGICMPEFIGSFKKLRYLNLSSTYFMGGIPARLGNLSSLYVLDLSDALDFTSHVDNLDWLSHLRSLKYLNLSGLNLTDVPDWFSSVNMLPSLQVSSMSSVGLKTIPASVVHVNFTSSLTVLDLSYNNFNSTLPKWLWNITSLTHLYLLATGFRGVIPDVIGDLGRLKELHMPGNQLTGNLSGLLEQMTNLIILDLRSNLFNGSVPSSSIGKLPNITELYLGGNSLEGVISEVHFENLTRLQVLDLYGNSITISIGQSWVPPFQLRLVNLTNCQLGPQFPEWLQFQTQMEELYLADCKIAGTMPAWFWNISSSTITYLDLSNNQIGGKLPSSFKFTKLETLYLDSNRFEGSLPTMLPSTLDILSLFNNSFTGQLPIWRHVRLVIISDNMLDGGLSSSICQWTYLQYLDLSNNKLLGEIPYCLGESLQNLQFLNLANNHFSGEIPHTIGFLSVLLLLQLQNNSFSGEVPLSLKKCTNLWYLDLAQNNLSGNITLWMGENLQLVVLRLRSNIFSGVIPWQLVRFEWLQILDLANNYFSGSIPHNIGNLSTIRPTLRSRIYYDCELDIFTKGRVLQYLTCNVNLMKSLDLSNNSLTGEIPKGIGDLAELNNLNLSRNHLQGKIPREIVGMKSLESLDLSINDLSSSIPESLSVLYFLSYLNLSYNNLSGIIPSGHQLQTLNDPSIYMGNADLCGPPTFKSCFDNKTTQIDIQEYKKEIPQWLWFYISMILGYVIGFWTFCGILFLKDAWRHAYFHFIDDAYDWVWVQWKLILPRLLRR; translated from the coding sequence ATGGGTTTCCCTTTACGCTTCTTATCATCATTGTCGTTGTGCCTCTtggccctcctcctccaccgggcCACGGTGACAAGTGGGTGTTTCAGCTTGGAGAGGGAGGCGCTGCTGGACTTCAAAGCCGGCATCCACGACACCCGCAACCGGCTATCTTCTTGGACAGGCCACCACTGTTGCACATGGAAGGGAGTGACCTGCGACACCACCACTGGCCACGTCGTCATGCTCGACCTCCGAAACACAAATACTACAGATGATTGGGCATTACGCGGTGAGGGGATGATGAACTCGTCATTACTTGCTTTATCTCATCTGAAGCACTTGGATCTTAGCTTCAATGATTTCAGCGGGATCTGCATGCCGGAATTCATCGGCTCCTTCAAGAAACTGAGATACCTCAATCTATCTTCTACATATTTCATGGGAGGAATACCTGCTCGGCTGGGGAACCTTTCGAGCCTCTACGTTCTTGATCTAAGCGATGCTTTAGATTTTACATCCCATGTTGACAACCTCGACTGGCTCTCCCATCTTAGGTCCTTGAAGTACCTGAACTTGAGCGGGTTAAACCTAACTGATGTCCCGGATTGGTTCTCATCGGTGAACATGCTGCCATCCCTCCAAGTGTCAAGTATGTCTTCCGTTGGTCTCAAGACCATCCCAGCTTCTGTTGTGCACGTCAACTTCACCTCCTCTCTTACTGTGCTTGATCTCTCCTATAATAATTTCAACTCCACCTTACCCAAATGGTTGTGGAATATTACTAGTCTTACCCATCTTTATCTTCTTGCTACCGGGTTCCGTGGTGTTATTCCTGATGTAATTGGAGACTTAGGCAGACTGAAAGAATTACATATGCCAGGCAACCAATTGACAGGAAATTTGAGCGGTCTGCTAGAGCAAATGACGAATCTCATCATTTTGGATCTCCGATCTAATTTATTCAACGGTTCCGTGCCTTCCTCCTCCATCGGTAAGCTGCCTAATATCACTGAATTGTATCTCGGTGGAAATTCTCTTGAAGGTGTTATTTCAGAAGTTCATTTTGAGAATCTTACAAGATTGCAAGTATTAGACTTGTATGGCAACTCCATCACCATATCAATTGGCCAGAGTTGGGTCCCCCCTTTCCAACTCAGATTAGTAAATTTAACCAATTGTCAGTTGGGACCTCAATTTCCAGAATggttgcagtttcaaacacagatGGAAGAATTATATTTGGCAGACTGTAAAATTGCAGGGACAATGCCAGCTTGGTTttggaatatttcatcttctaccatCACATATTTAGACCTTTCCAACAACCAAATAGGAGGCAAGCTGCCATCTTCTTTCAAGTTCACCAAGTTGGAAACCTTATATTTGGACTCCAACAGATTTGAAGGCTCATTACCAACGATGCTACCGTCCACACTGGATATTCTATCTctcttcaataattcttttacAGGACAATTGCCGATATGGCGCCATGTTAGATTGGTGATAATCTCAGATAACATGCTCGACGGTGGCTTATCTTCGTCAATCTGCCAATGGACATATCTCCAATATCTTGACCTTTCGAACAACAAATTACTTGGTGAGATCCCTTATTGTCTAGGGGAGTCATTACAAAATCTTCAATTCTTGAATTTGGCCAACAATCACTTCTCGGGTGAAATTCCACACACGATCGGTTTTTTAAGTGTGCTTTTGCTATTGCAACTGCAAAATAACAGTTTTTCGGGTGAGGTTCCTTTGTCATTGAAAAAATGCACAAATTTATGGTATCTTGATCTGGCTCAAAATAATCTTTCCGGAAATATAACGCTATGGATGGGAGAAAATCTACAACTAGTAGTGCTTCGTTTACGTTCAAATATATTTTCGGGAGTTATTCCTTGGCAACTTGTTCGATTTGAATGGCTTCAAATATTGGATCTTGCGAATAATTACTTTTCTGGTTCAATACCTCACAACATTGGTAATTTAAGTACCATAAGACCGACATTACGTTCTCGTATATATTATGATTGTGAATTAGATATCTTTACGAAAGGACGAGTTCTTCAATATTTAACATGCAACGTAAACCTTATGAAAAGTTTGGATCTTTCAAATAATAGTCTAACCGGAGAGATACCAAAAGGAATTGGAGACCTTGCAGAACTCAATAACTTAAATTTATCAAGAAATCATTTACAAGGAAAAATCCCTCGGGAGATAGTAGGAATGAAATCATTAGAATCACTTGATCTATCGATAAATGATCTTTCTAGTAGTATTCCTGAGAGCTTATCGGTTTTATATTTCTTGAGctatttgaatttatcatataataatctTTCGGGAATAATACCATCTGGTCATCAACTTCAAACACTCAATGATCCATCCATTTACATGGGCAATGCCGACTTATGTGGACCACCAACTTTCAAAAGTTGTTTTGATAATAAAACAACTCAAATTGATATACAAGAGTACAAGAAGGAGATACCCCAGTGGTTATGGTTCTATATCAGCATGATACTAGGATATGTGATAGGATTTTGGACCTTTTGTGGTATTCTCTTCCTCAAAGACGCATGGAGGCATGCTTATTTCCATTTCATTGATGATGCGTATGATTGGGTTTGGGTGCAATGGAAATTAATTCTTCCACGATTGTTGAGACGTTAA
- the LOC135671405 gene encoding probable LRR receptor-like serine/threonine-protein kinase At4g29180 → MVNQFKSGRIRRFPHGTRNCYAVPGLKEGDRYPEDKYDRTWRPCNGYIDCETWNFTSSSLGIETTGGDAYEVPGVVSIRVRADGEPDSDNISPAYLLATHVHFVHRLAYPGLNGYFNLTRVAGSTLPPILNAAEVYIPINLSVLATDPADVDAMMGIKKLYQMKIWQCDPCAPQQFIWSGVNCTYSSSGTPSVTSLNLSYHGLNGAVSNALANLKALNYYLILSNNRLNGPIPASLCDGQSKGLLELRNFTFITMRSSVNSTLFVSFNEIIATPIQDSLAIPETHRFTYDELKAITNNFDLVLGKGGFGNVYHGRLHDGTEAAVKLLHSHRMVKGTSSEESMSANSGSRSHGMKEFQAEALLLSRVHHRNLVSLIGYCRDSNQLGLVYEYAARGSLRDHLSGKKDVE, encoded by the exons ATGGTCAACCAG tttaagaGTGGGAGGATTCGACGCTTTCCCCACGGAACTCGCAATTGCTACGCCGTGCCCGGGTTGAAGGAAGGGGACAG GTATCCAGAAGACAAATATGACAGGACATGGCGTCCTTGCAATGGTTATATTGACTGTGAAACATGGAATTTTACAAGCAGTTCTTTGGGAATCGAGACCACTGGTGGTGATGCTTATGAGGTCCCAGGCGTGGTCTCAATTCGA GTGAGAGCAGACGGGGAACCCGATAGTGATAACATCAGTCCTGCATATCTACTGGCAACTCATGTCCATTTCGTCCATCGGCTGGCGTACCCAGGCTTAAATGGTTATTTTAATCTGACAAGGGTGGCCGGTTCCACCCTTCCCCCAATCCTCAATGCTGCTGAGGTTTACATTCCTATTAATCTTTCAGTTTTGGCAACAGATCCAGCCGATG TTGATGCTATGATGGGGATAAAGAAATTATATCAGATGAAGATATGGCAGTGTGATCCTTGTGCTCCGCAGCAATTCATTTGGAGTGGAGTAAATTGCACCTACTCAAGCTCTGGTACCCCAAGCGTCACCTCATT AAACCTCTCTTATCATGGGTTGAATGGTGCTGTATCAAATGCTTTGGCTAATCTGAAGGCCCTTAACTACTATTT AATTTTGTCAAATAACCGACTCAATGGGCCTATTCCAGCTTCTTTGTGTGATGGACAATCAAAAGGATTGCTTGAGTTGAG AAACTTCACCTTCATTACAATGAGAAGCAGTGTTAACAGCactctttttgtttcttttaatgaaataaTAGCGACGCCAATTCAAGACTCGCTTGCTATACCCGAAACCCATAGATTTACATATGATGAATTGAAGGCCATCACCAACAATTTTGATCTTGTACTTGGAAAGGGGGGGTTTGGGAATGTTTACCATGGTCGATTACATGATGGCACTGAAGCTGCAGTAAAACTTTTGCACTCACATCGGATGGTCAAAGGGACATCATCTGAGGAGTCCATGTCTGCAAATTCTGGCTCCAGATCACATGGGATGAAAGAGTTTCAAGCCGAG GCTCTTCTCTTATCGAGGGTCCATCACAGGAACTTAGTGTCTTTGATCGGGTACTGTAGAGACAGCAATCAACTTGGACTTGTTTATGAATATGCTGCTCGTGGAAGTCTTAGAGATCATCTTTCAGGTAAAAAAGATGTTGAATAG